The Terriglobus roseus sequence TGTCGCGGAAGGCTCTGCATCCGGAACTTCCGCCAGATCGGCGATGATGATGCCGGTCAGCAGATCCTTAATGCTGTCATTTACCTTGCGCAACGGCTCTTTGATGGTGCAGTGCCCGGCCAGGTCGCAGGTTCCGTGAATCGTGATGCAGCTGGTGATGAACAAGGGACCGTCGATGGCCCGGATCACCTCAAAAGCGTTGATCTCGGTGGCAGGCCGCGCCAGCGCATACCCACCATTGGTTCCGGCGTGCGATTCGAGGATTCCCTGCCGGGCGAGAGTCTGCAGAATCTTCGCAAGCAGCTGCGGAGGAATGTGATACGCCTCGGCGATGTCCTTGGCGGACTGAGCACTTGCTGCGCCGGTTTTCCCGCTCAGTAGTGCCTGCTCCGCCAGGTACTTCAGCGCCATCAGGCCGTAATCCGCTTTTTTTGTCAGCCGCAGCATTCGAATAGGGCAAGGCCAGACGATATCCGACCAGTGCAGTCCTAAGTGTAGGCCGGAGGACAGGCGCTTGCAATGGCAAACAAGTGTTCTTTGAGAATAATTCTCAAAGAACGAGCCCGAGAGGCTCTGGTCGCCGACCCCTAGAGCGCTTCCAGCGGCTCTGTCCCAATCCGATGAATCACGACCCACGCATACTGCGCGGCGGACAAAGGGGCTAGCCATGCGATCACGACAAGCAACCCGTGCCTCAAGTGCGAAAGCTCGGGCGTAGTCCGGACGGCTGTCACCATCACCAGCAGCATCGTGAAAATCTGGACCAGGGTGTTGGTCTTACCGATGGCGCTTGGCCGGAAATCGCGCATGGTGTGCGAAAAGAAAAGCAGCGTGGCAATCAGCAGGATGCCAACGTCCCTCGCAAAAACCAGCACCGTCACGTAGAGCGGAACAAGCCCTATAGAGGTTGCAGTCAGGAAGAGCGTGGATAGCATCAGCTTGTCTGCAATGGGATCCAGAAACTGACCAAGTTTTGTGCTCTGGTTCAGGCGGCGTGCCAGACGACCATCCACGGCGTCCGTCGCGCCGGCAACGACGAAGATCAGCAACGCCACCTCCTCGTGCCGGTGCAGCATTGCCTTCACCAAGAAGGGGATGGCGATGACCCGCACCAACGTCAGAAGGTTAGGCAGTGCGCGAGCTTGGCGAAGCAGCGTCATCGGTTGTTTTCAGTCGCCTCCATGAGCCGTTCGGCGGGTTTTGTTGCTTAGGTGAACCCTCCTAGTATGCAGCGCCAGCCACCTCTGCGCGGACAGTGTCTTTCAGTACAACCGACGTTGTAGGTGCAAGTCTGGTGCAACAGTGCCAGACTGCCATACAGTTTTTAATGTCGCTCTGCGACGCGGAGCAGCCTTGCGGATCACCTACCAATGGACAGAGCGCGAGTGGGATCAGGCGGTCTGCGTCGCCACGCGAAAGGCCACGCGTGGAACGGCCCTGCCCGGCATGGTTTACCCATTGATTGTGATCCCGCTGTGCGGGGCCGTCGGGGACCTGATCTCGCTGCTGCGCCCGCCGGGCAGAGCCAACCTAGCTGGGTCCATCCTGCCTTTATTGTTGCTGCTGTCGGCTATCACAGCCGGTATCCTGATCAGCGTGTCGCGACTTCGGCGACGACGCCAGCGGAACGGCGCCTCTCCCATGCCGGACGGAGTTCGGGAGATGGTATTGCAGGAGTCCGGCTGGCGTTTCCACGCGTTTGGTCCGCACGCAGATCCGTCAACACTCGAGCCGCTTCCGCAGCGTCTGCGGCCCTGGACCGAACTGCTGGATGCGCGGCAGGGAAGCGGCGTCATCGTTCTTTTGCACCGAGACGGATTCGAAGCAGTACCCGCCAAGTCGCTCACGCCAGAACAGGCAGGGCACCTGCATCGCCTGGTAATGAGGAAGCTGAAACCAGCCGCTTGATGACAATTGTGGAACGAACCGTTTGCTCTCACGCGAAAGCCGACGTACACTGAGAAGACGGCAGCGGCGGAAGCATCAGGCCCGGTCGTCACCTGCGCAGGCGCGTAGCTCAGTTGGTTAGAGCGCTACCTTGACACGGTAGAGGTCAGGAGTTCGAGTCTCCTCGTGCCTACCATTTCCTTTTCACAACCTAAGACAAGATGGTGCAAACCTGCCGCGCGATCGCTCAAGGGGTGTCCTTGCAAGCGTGGGCTTGCGCAATTGCAATTCGAGCGGAAGGTGCGGCCTGCTGACACTTGCCATCGTGATGAGTCTCTGAGAAAGAATTCTCAGAGGCAGTACACCGGTAACGGCGTCTGTGCGGACACAAGCCATACCGAAGTCGCCTGCCCGCAAGCGACGCACCGCAAAACCATGCACGGACCCCGCATGTGCGGCAGGGTTCCCTCTTCTCCTCCTTTGATGTGCAGTCGATCGGCACGACAGTGAGCCATTCCATCTCGATGCCATGGACTGAAGGCAGCATGTTTTAGCGGAAGCTAGGTGTGGAGACTCGCCACCTGAGTCCTGCGTGAACCGCACACCAGCAGAACTGCCCAGCATCGCGATGCCTGCAACGAGGCCATCCCGGGAATCTGTACACTGGTGCGGCAAGCTTCCTCTCTTTCATTGTGGCATTTCTTCCCCCGGTTCTGCGTATGCTCCACCGCACGCGGAGGTTCGTGTCGTAACCCGAAGGGAAGGGTTCCTCTGTTGTCACTCGACTGCTTGCATTTCTTTCGTGGAGAGCCATGACTTCCCATCTGCCCCTGCCTGCCGCCCGCGTCCGATCCACGGTCCTTCGCCTGGCCCTTCGTCGCATCGCGATTCACAGCGTCGCTGTGACTCTCAGCGTCCTCTCCTGTGCAGTCGCCTTTGCAGCGAATGCAACGACGACATCGCTTGCCGCGCGTTCCGCCGAATCTCCTACAGCAAGTGTTGCTTCTGGCACAGTGGTCACGCTCACCGCGACGGTCCTCGCCGGTTCTACTCCCGTCACTACCGGGCAGGTGAAGTTCTGCGATGCTGCCGGTGCCTCCTGCGTCGACAACTACCTTCTCGGCTCCGCGCAACTGACCTCATCGGGCGTAGCGAATGTACGCCTGAGGCCCTCCAGCGGCGCACACACTTATAGGGCAGTATTCGTCGGCACCGCAGCCAATAACGCCAGCGTCTCGTCGATCGCCAATCTGCAAGTCACTGGAGTCCAGGCCACCTCTACCAGCCTCACGCAGACGGGCGTGGCAGGCAATTACACGCTCGCCGCTACCGTGGCAGGCACCGGCAGCGCCAACGCCCCCACCGGTATCGTCTCCTTTCGCGATGCCACCAACAACAACGCGGTGCTCGCCACGGCACCATTAGGCAGCGCCAGTCTCGCTCAGGCCTTCGCAACGCAGGTAGTCTATGCTGCCGGAACCTCTCCAATTGCCAGCGTCACTGCGGACTTCAACAACGATGGCTTTTCGGACGTAGCGATTGTCAATAATCGCGATAACTCCGTTGGCATACTGCTGGGAAATGGCGATGGCACCTTCAGTGCTCAGATCCCTTACGCCACCGGCGCCGGTCCGTCCTACGTTGCCGTAGGTGACTTTAACTCCGATGGAAACACTGATCTCACGGTCGTTAACTCAGGCTCGACCACTGTCAGCGTCCTCATCGGTAGAGGGGATGGCACGTTTCTCGCGCAGGCCACTTACGCCACTGGCAACATGCCTGTCTTTGTCACCACTGCGGACGTCGACAACGACGGCATTCTCGACTTGCTTGTCTCGAACTCGCTCGGCAGCAGCGTGAGTGTGTTTCTTGGCAAGGGTGACGGCACATTCAACGCGCAGACCGCGTTTCCTTCCGGTCTCGGCAGCCTCTCCATTGCTATCGCGGACTTCAACGCAGACGGCATTACGGACCTTGCAGTTACGAACTATCTTAGCAACACGGTGAGCGTTCTCATTGGCAAGGGAGCCGGCGCCTTCAGCGCGCCCGCGACCTACCCGGTCGACAGTGGTCCGACTCCGATCATTGCTGCGGATTTCAACCGCGATGGCATCGTTGACCTTGCCGTCACCAACTACACCGCGAATACCCTGTCGATCCTCGCCGGCAAGGGAGATGGCACATTCAACACGCAGGTCACCTACCCCACCGGGACCCAGCCCTATGCCATCGCCCCGGCCGATTACAACGGCGACGGGATCGTCGATCTCGCAGTCGCCAACTATGTCAGCGATAACGTCGGCCTCTTTTTCGGCAAGGGGGACGGTACCTTCGCGACACAGGTGACTTACGCCACGGGCGACGGACCCACCCCCGTCTCGACCGCGGACTTCAACGGAGATGGCATTGCCGATCTTGTTGCAGGCAATTATCACGCGAATACCCTGTCCATCCTGTTAGGGCAGCTTTCCACTACGGCAACGGCGTCTGCCGGCGGCATTTCCCCGGCCGGCGCTGGTACTCACATGGTCAACGCCAGCTATGGAGGCGATGCAATTTATGCTGCCAGCACTTCTAACTCCGTGCCCCTCACGGCCCAGTCCGTCGTTACGGCTCTTACTGCCTCGGCGAGCCCGGCTGTCAGCAAGTACGGACAGCAGGTTGTGTTGACCGCTGTGCTTAGCCCTTACGCAGCGCAATCTCTATCCACCGATGGCGAGCTCGTCACCTTTGGGAACGGGGCACAGCCTCTTGGCACTGCCACCCTGGCTAATGGGACTGCGACCTTGAATCTCACAGCACTGCCAGTCGGAGCGTCGTCCATCTCGGCCAGCTACCCTGGAGACGCGAACTTTCTCGCTAGCAATTCCACGAGCGTCTCCCACACGGTTTCGCAGCCCATCTCCTCACTCTCGGTCGCGGCGCAATCTCTGCCTCTCGGCACTGCGTCGGCTGCCTTAACCGCACAGCTCACTTACAGCGGCACCGTCGCTCCCAGCGCTCCGGTCAGCTTCACCATCGACGCGGGAGCCGCCGTAACCGCCGCCTGCACAGGAGCAGCCTCGCCCCTTGTATGTACCGCGTCTTATCCGACCGGCTCGCTCGCCGCGGGGGCTCATACCGTCTCGGTGAGCCAGTCCGCTGCAGGCGTCTATGCAGCAGCCTCCGCCTCGGCGGCTCTCACCGTCGTGGCTTCCGATTTCACCTTCACAGCCTCCGGCACGACCTCGCAGACCATCACCGGCGGCGGCACTGCCAACTTCAGCTTCGCACTCAGCCCTGGAGCCATTGCGTATCCCGGCAACATCTCTTTCGCCGTCACTGGCCTGGCCACAGGCATGACTTACACACTGGCTCCCACTTCGGTGGCAATGGCTGCCGGCCCGCAGACCGTTAGCCTGGCGGTTCAGACCGTCAAGCTAACCTCTCAGGCCGATTCTGCTCCGGTCTGGATGCGCCGCTCCGGTGTGGCGATGGCTTCCTTCTTGCTGCCCTTCTGTTTCCTTCACCGACGCCGTAGGAATGTACGCCTGTTAATGCTCCTGTGCTGCGGCGTTCTGTTTACCTCAGCACTTACCGGTTGCGGCTCCGGGACCCCGGCGACCGTGCCAAGCACATCAGTGACAAGCACGATCACCGTGACCGCCACAGCCGCTGGTTACGCCATACCTCACAGCTCAACCGTAACGCTTATCGTGCAGTAGTCGGGTATGGTGCGAGGCAAAGGGATCGCGTGCTTTGGGGGAAAGTACTTCTGGGATTTGAAAGCGAACATAAGCCAGGGCGAGAGCTCACATATCGACCTTAGATAAGAGGGGAAACGCACGGCTTCCTTCTTATCTAAGGTCGACGAATCTTATGGCGTTGTGATGAGCGTCACCAGGTTGTACATGAAGGTCTGTCCTTCGTAGAAGGACTTAATCGGCAGGCGTTCATCACGTCCGTGGAATCGGATGTCGTCGCGGTTGTAAAAGAAGCCCTGCACGCCGTAGGTGGGGACTCCGAAGGTACGCAGCATTCTGCCATCCGTTGCGCCCACGACCATGATCGGCACCACGGGGACTCGAGGAAAGACCTTCTCTGTCGCCTGCTTCACAGCCTTAAGGACATCCGGACGCATGGGCGAAGGCACACCGCCGGCGGATTCCCGTTCCGAGAGAATGGAAACCTCTGGATCGTCGACCACCTTCTTGAGTGTCTCCAGAACATACTGTGGCGAGTCTTCCGGCAGAACGCGGCAATTCACCGTGGCTTCTGCCAGTTGTGGCAAAGCATTTGCGGCGTGGCCACCGTTCAACATCGTAGCGACACAGGTCGTCCGCAAGGTAGAGTTCCAGTTCGGATTCGCTGCGGCAGCCTTCTGCATCGCCGCCTGATCGCCCGAGGGAATCTTCGCAAGTTCAGCGGCCATCGGCCCTTTTTCAATCTTCGCCATCTGTGTGAAATAAGCAGCCGTGACCTCATTGGTCTTCAAGGGAAAGCCGAACTTGGATAGCTTCTGCAGCGCGTCTGCCAAGCGATAGATAGCATTATCCGGTACCGGCATGGAGCTGTGGCCACCCTTGTTCGTCACCTTGAAGGTGTAGGTGATCACATACTTTTCGCTAACCTGCAGGTCGTTCGAGGCCTTGATTTTGTTACCCATCTCGCCCCACCCGCCTTCATTCAGCGCGAAGTCCGCTTTTAGCAGATCTGGATGTTGCTTCAGAAGCCAGTCGACTCCGTTGTACTTTCCACCTTCTTCATCTGCGGTGAGCGCTACGATGATGTCGCGGTTTCCCTTATAGCCCTCACGCTTCAAGCGAATGATGGTCTCAAGCCAGATGGCTGCCTGAGACTTGTCATCGCCCACACCGCGGCCATAAAAGTACCCATCCTTCTCGTTCAAGACAAATGGATCCATGTTCCAGTCTTCGCGCTTGGCTTCCACGACGTCGGTATGCGCGAGCAATAGCAGCGGCTTCATCGAGCCGCTGCCATGCAGTCGTACAACCAGGTTGTGCTTGTTGGGTACAGGCCCGCCAACGAAGATGTCGCCTTCAGGAAAACCTGCTTCCTTCAACCGGCGAAGAGCGATGTCCGTGACCAGCGTGGTTGATCCAGTCTGCGTTGCTGACTTCGCCTCAACAAACTCTTTGAAAATGTCGTGCGCCATCCGCCTGTCTGCGTCGGGTGTGGCCTGTGCGTGGACCGGAGAAAGAGTGCTGAGAAGGAGCAGGCCTGAGAGAGCAAGTTTCATACGCGGTAATGGTCCTCGAACGAAGGGTGCAGAGCGCGGAGCGCTGGTTGAACGGCGCTGCTGGAATGGCAACAGATGGAGGTGTGAGCATGACGCTAGCACAGGAGGTTCATCGCGAGTCCTCAGAAGTTTCTATCAGCACTCAAAAAAAACTAATTAGACACGCGACACCATTGTCCTTATGCTCAGGTCCATACCCGAACAATGTTTACCCGTTGAGCTTCGCAACCGAAGTCTCAACGACTCTTCTTTTCGCCGCCAAAGCTCCCTTGGAGGGAGCTTCTACCGCAGCGCGGATGTTTGTTCCGAAGTCCTTCTTTTGCCTGTTGAATTCGTAGCGTGTCTTCCGATGCGAGCGTCTTCGGACTGCCCTGTCTTCTGATCGCAGTTGTCGCGTAGCCATCACGCACTCTTTACGCTTCGAGCGCACTCTTGGCTCTATGTGTTCGCCGCTGCCGCGATTCAACATGCTGTCGCAACGCAAAATTCCAGTTGTTCCCGGAGGGAAATGTTGAAGCGTTCCATTCTGAGCACGATTCTCGCTCTGCCACTCGCAGCCATCACACTTCACGCACAGCAATCGGCGATTCTCGGCAAAGTGGAAGATGCCAGCGGCGCTGCCGTTGTCGGTGCGCAGATCACCGCAACCACTGAAGGAGGTGCGACGTTTCACACGGTCTCCGACAGGACCGGCCTGTACCAGTTCCCGAGCCTCGCGGCCTCTAACTTCTCGGTGAAGACCGAAATGCCTGGATTCTCCACTGTCGTGGAAAAGGTGACGGTGCTTGTGGGGCAGTCGGTCACTGCGAACTTCACACTGAGCGCGGGTAATAGTACCCAGGTAGAAGTAACTGCGGACATTGCAACCATCGACACCACGACGTCGCAGGTGTCC is a genomic window containing:
- a CDS encoding RrF2 family transcriptional regulator, whose amino-acid sequence is MLRLTKKADYGLMALKYLAEQALLSGKTGAASAQSAKDIAEAYHIPPQLLAKILQTLARQGILESHAGTNGGYALARPATEINAFEVIRAIDGPLFITSCITIHGTCDLAGHCTIKEPLRKVNDSIKDLLTGIIIADLAEVPDAEPSATLGGGLVSIAL
- a CDS encoding CDP-alcohol phosphatidyltransferase family protein; protein product: MTLLRQARALPNLLTLVRVIAIPFLVKAMLHRHEEVALLIFVVAGATDAVDGRLARRLNQSTKLGQFLDPIADKLMLSTLFLTATSIGLVPLYVTVLVFARDVGILLIATLLFFSHTMRDFRPSAIGKTNTLVQIFTMLLVMVTAVRTTPELSHLRHGLLVVIAWLAPLSAAQYAWVVIHRIGTEPLEAL
- a CDS encoding beta strand repeat-containing protein yields the protein MTSHLPLPAARVRSTVLRLALRRIAIHSVAVTLSVLSCAVAFAANATTTSLAARSAESPTASVASGTVVTLTATVLAGSTPVTTGQVKFCDAAGASCVDNYLLGSAQLTSSGVANVRLRPSSGAHTYRAVFVGTAANNASVSSIANLQVTGVQATSTSLTQTGVAGNYTLAATVAGTGSANAPTGIVSFRDATNNNAVLATAPLGSASLAQAFATQVVYAAGTSPIASVTADFNNDGFSDVAIVNNRDNSVGILLGNGDGTFSAQIPYATGAGPSYVAVGDFNSDGNTDLTVVNSGSTTVSVLIGRGDGTFLAQATYATGNMPVFVTTADVDNDGILDLLVSNSLGSSVSVFLGKGDGTFNAQTAFPSGLGSLSIAIADFNADGITDLAVTNYLSNTVSVLIGKGAGAFSAPATYPVDSGPTPIIAADFNRDGIVDLAVTNYTANTLSILAGKGDGTFNTQVTYPTGTQPYAIAPADYNGDGIVDLAVANYVSDNVGLFFGKGDGTFATQVTYATGDGPTPVSTADFNGDGIADLVAGNYHANTLSILLGQLSTTATASAGGISPAGAGTHMVNASYGGDAIYAASTSNSVPLTAQSVVTALTASASPAVSKYGQQVVLTAVLSPYAAQSLSTDGELVTFGNGAQPLGTATLANGTATLNLTALPVGASSISASYPGDANFLASNSTSVSHTVSQPISSLSVAAQSLPLGTASAALTAQLTYSGTVAPSAPVSFTIDAGAAVTAACTGAASPLVCTASYPTGSLAAGAHTVSVSQSAAGVYAAASASAALTVVASDFTFTASGTTSQTITGGGTANFSFALSPGAIAYPGNISFAVTGLATGMTYTLAPTSVAMAAGPQTVSLAVQTVKLTSQADSAPVWMRRSGVAMASFLLPFCFLHRRRRNVRLLMLLCCGVLFTSALTGCGSGTPATVPSTSVTSTITVTATAAGYAIPHSSTVTLIVQ
- a CDS encoding M20/M25/M40 family metallo-hydrolase, translated to MKLALSGLLLLSTLSPVHAQATPDADRRMAHDIFKEFVEAKSATQTGSTTLVTDIALRRLKEAGFPEGDIFVGGPVPNKHNLVVRLHGSGSMKPLLLLAHTDVVEAKREDWNMDPFVLNEKDGYFYGRGVGDDKSQAAIWLETIIRLKREGYKGNRDIIVALTADEEGGKYNGVDWLLKQHPDLLKADFALNEGGWGEMGNKIKASNDLQVSEKYVITYTFKVTNKGGHSSMPVPDNAIYRLADALQKLSKFGFPLKTNEVTAAYFTQMAKIEKGPMAAELAKIPSGDQAAMQKAAAANPNWNSTLRTTCVATMLNGGHAANALPQLAEATVNCRVLPEDSPQYVLETLKKVVDDPEVSILSERESAGGVPSPMRPDVLKAVKQATEKVFPRVPVVPIMVVGATDGRMLRTFGVPTYGVQGFFYNRDDIRFHGRDERLPIKSFYEGQTFMYNLVTLITTP